A window from Luteibacter flocculans encodes these proteins:
- a CDS encoding carbohydrate kinase family protein, which produces MAVSFDMKPWDVAVVGEIYADHVFGGFPAWPAPGEEVFAERYLRELGGGSVNTACGLSRLGRRVRLVGLIGDADFDWFESRLSEFGVEMGGIRLGAEGTGITVSLSTPEDRSFFTYRGANRGLDDLLDVQAVVADLAAARHVHFAMPLSRELATRVLPPLKHAGCTTSLDVGFSPEWLRDPANDATCRDVDVFLPNAKEAALLVGSDDPTAYIDWARRQGVATAVLKAGAQGAWLADAAVIHLPAPVVEAVDTTGAGDAFDAGFIDALLDGDPLIGRVERACVCGALCATAPGALQSLPHPPQLRTLRERTYGP; this is translated from the coding sequence GTGGCCGTTTCCTTCGACATGAAGCCGTGGGACGTCGCCGTGGTCGGCGAGATCTACGCCGACCACGTGTTCGGCGGCTTCCCTGCCTGGCCTGCGCCGGGCGAGGAAGTGTTCGCCGAGCGCTATCTGCGCGAACTGGGCGGCGGCAGCGTGAACACGGCTTGCGGCCTGTCGCGGCTCGGCCGTCGCGTACGCCTCGTCGGGCTCATCGGCGATGCCGACTTCGACTGGTTCGAATCGCGATTGTCGGAATTCGGTGTCGAGATGGGCGGTATCCGTCTTGGTGCCGAAGGGACCGGCATCACCGTGAGCCTTTCCACGCCGGAGGACCGCTCCTTCTTCACGTACCGCGGGGCCAACCGCGGCCTGGACGACCTGTTGGACGTCCAGGCGGTGGTGGCCGATCTCGCCGCGGCGCGGCACGTGCATTTCGCCATGCCCTTGTCGCGCGAGCTTGCCACGCGCGTGCTTCCCCCGTTGAAGCACGCGGGTTGCACCACTTCACTCGATGTCGGCTTCAGCCCGGAGTGGCTGCGCGACCCGGCCAATGACGCGACCTGTCGCGACGTGGATGTGTTCCTGCCCAATGCGAAGGAAGCGGCATTGCTGGTCGGCTCGGACGATCCCACGGCATACATCGACTGGGCGCGCCGCCAAGGCGTGGCGACCGCGGTACTCAAGGCCGGCGCGCAAGGCGCGTGGCTGGCCGACGCGGCTGTCATTCATCTCCCGGCGCCCGTCGTGGAAGCCGTGGACACCACGGGCGCCGGTGACGCCTTCGATGCCGGTTTCATCGATGCCTTGCTAGACGGCGATCCGCTGATCGGGCGCGTCGAACGTGCGTGCGTCTGCGGCGCGTTATGCGCCACCGCGCCGGGCGCCTTGCAATCCCTTCCCCATCCCCCGCAATTGAGGACACTTCGTGAGCGTACGTACGGACCGTAG
- a CDS encoding 6-phospho-beta-glucosidase produces MSVRTDRRIALIGGGGVRSPLVVFGVNEAAEALGAAEMVLYDPDPARLRIMVDLGRAIVRRFGGDLRLRGATSLEETIEGADFVLNSIRIGGIAGRAADERVSIEQGYPGQETTGPAGVAMALRTIPVAIEQARLVERLSPAAWLVNFTNPAGLITQAVSDHSKARIVGICDTPTELFHNIARALGEPADEVECDYVGLNHLGWVRGVRVRGEDVFDRLLESDELLRQLYLAPLFDLAMIRTLRLIPTEYLFFYYERRRALDNQRRQGGSRGAEIQRLNDDLLSALTARLDAGDGDAAVDIYAAYLNQRSGSYMKLEAEGGSAFDHGVSLDGDPFRVATGYHRIAIDVMSALTGAKPARIVVNTRNRGALPDLPDEDIVEIASDISRDAIVPRPIAPLPDAVHGLVRSVKAYERAAIASVLDDRRLVARKAMLIHPAIGEWTPSGDLLDALLGHAGDDGECLCHGPVLRRR; encoded by the coding sequence GTGAGCGTACGTACGGACCGTAGGATCGCATTGATAGGAGGGGGCGGCGTGCGTTCGCCCCTGGTGGTGTTCGGCGTGAACGAGGCCGCGGAAGCGCTCGGCGCGGCCGAGATGGTGCTCTACGATCCGGACCCTGCGCGTCTTCGGATTATGGTCGATCTCGGGCGCGCGATCGTGCGTCGCTTTGGTGGCGATCTCCGCCTGCGCGGCGCGACGTCGCTGGAAGAGACCATCGAAGGCGCCGACTTCGTGCTCAACAGCATTCGCATCGGCGGTATCGCGGGCAGGGCGGCAGACGAACGGGTATCGATCGAGCAGGGTTATCCGGGCCAGGAAACCACCGGGCCAGCCGGCGTCGCCATGGCCTTGCGCACGATCCCCGTCGCCATCGAACAGGCGCGTCTCGTGGAACGTCTGAGCCCGGCGGCATGGCTGGTGAACTTCACCAATCCCGCGGGGCTCATCACGCAGGCGGTGAGCGACCACAGCAAGGCGCGCATCGTCGGCATCTGCGATACGCCGACGGAACTGTTCCACAACATCGCGCGCGCGCTGGGCGAACCCGCGGACGAGGTCGAGTGCGACTACGTTGGACTCAATCATCTGGGTTGGGTGCGCGGCGTGCGCGTGCGTGGCGAAGACGTGTTCGACCGGCTGCTGGAAAGCGACGAACTGTTGCGCCAGCTCTATCTGGCGCCGCTGTTCGACCTGGCGATGATCCGCACATTGCGCCTTATTCCCACCGAATACCTCTTCTTCTACTACGAGCGCCGCCGCGCGCTGGACAACCAGCGTCGGCAGGGCGGCAGTCGCGGCGCGGAGATTCAACGGCTCAACGACGACCTGCTTTCCGCGCTGACTGCGCGGCTGGACGCCGGAGATGGCGATGCGGCGGTAGACATCTATGCCGCGTATCTCAATCAGCGGTCGGGGTCGTATATGAAGCTGGAAGCCGAGGGTGGGTCCGCGTTCGATCACGGTGTGAGTCTGGACGGCGATCCGTTCCGCGTCGCCACGGGCTACCACCGCATCGCCATCGACGTGATGAGCGCATTGACCGGCGCCAAGCCGGCCCGCATCGTCGTCAACACACGTAACCGCGGGGCCTTGCCCGACCTTCCCGACGAGGACATCGTCGAGATCGCCTCGGACATTTCACGGGATGCCATTGTGCCGCGACCGATTGCGCCGCTGCCGGATGCCGTGCATGGCCTCGTGCGTTCCGTGAAGGCCTATGAACGTGCGGCGATCGCATCGGTGCTCGACGACCGGCGTCTGGTGGCCCGCAAGGCTATGCTCATCCATCCTGCGATCGGCGAATGGACGCCTTCGGGCGACCTGCTGGACGCTTTGCTCGGCCACGCTGGCGACGATGGCGAATGCCTCTGCCACGGACCCGTGCTGCGTCGCAGGTGA
- a CDS encoding alpha/beta fold hydrolase: MSLFTTKDGTQIFYKDWGKGQPVWFHHGWPLSSDDWDAQLMYFLNHGFRVIAHDRRGHGRSTQTDTGNDMDTYAADVAELAAHLDVRNAVHIGHSTGGGEVARYVARHGKGRVAKAVLVSAVPPIMVKTPANPGGLDISVFDGFRKSLAENRAQFYREVPIPFYGFNRPGVKTIEGTVDNWWRQGMIGGIKAHYDCIKAFSETDFTEDLKAIDVPTLVMHGDDDQIVPFADSAPLSAKLLKKGELKVYKGYPHGMLTVHADVLNPDLLAFIKA, encoded by the coding sequence ATGTCGCTCTTCACCACGAAAGATGGTACCCAGATCTTCTACAAGGACTGGGGCAAGGGCCAGCCAGTATGGTTCCATCATGGATGGCCGCTGAGCTCGGACGACTGGGACGCCCAGCTCATGTACTTCCTCAACCACGGCTTCCGCGTCATCGCCCATGACCGCCGTGGCCATGGTCGCTCGACGCAGACCGACACCGGCAACGACATGGACACCTATGCCGCCGACGTCGCCGAGCTGGCCGCGCACCTCGACGTGCGCAACGCCGTCCACATCGGCCATTCCACGGGCGGCGGCGAAGTCGCTCGCTACGTGGCGCGCCATGGCAAGGGTCGCGTGGCGAAGGCCGTCCTGGTCAGCGCCGTGCCTCCGATCATGGTGAAGACGCCCGCCAATCCGGGCGGTCTGGACATCTCCGTGTTCGACGGCTTCCGCAAGTCGCTCGCAGAGAACCGCGCGCAGTTCTATCGCGAAGTGCCGATCCCCTTCTACGGCTTCAACCGCCCGGGCGTGAAGACCATCGAGGGCACCGTGGACAACTGGTGGCGCCAGGGCATGATCGGCGGCATCAAGGCGCACTACGATTGCATCAAGGCCTTCTCGGAAACCGACTTCACCGAAGACCTGAAGGCGATCGACGTGCCGACGCTGGTGATGCACGGCGATGACGACCAGATCGTTCCGTTCGCGGATTCGGCGCCGCTGAGCGCGAAGCTGCTGAAGAAGGGCGAGCTCAAGGTCTACAAGGGCTACCCGCACGGCATGCTCACGGTCCATGCCGACGTGCTGAACCCGGATCTGCTGGCCTTTATCAAGGCCTGA
- a CDS encoding CheR family methyltransferase, translating into MSLPMPPPDPETDPTVKVSDLTFPVVGIGTSAGGLAALARFFEGMPAAPGMAFVVVMHLSPKHDSVADRILQRSTSMRVTQVTQPVPLRMNEVYVISPRKALSMNDGYLRVTDMEKIRGKHVAIDFFFRTLAEVHRERALAVILTGTGADGSVGIARIRERGGITLAQHPLDAEYDQMPRAAIATGAVDIVLPVAELPERILSLTREAAHIRVPEDASEAGNEPGEPQAQGKLLDQDAFRDIMLILRAKTGHDFSAYKRATVLRRIERRMQVNGLHTLEDYRHFLHDHPNERPALLKDMLISVTNFFRDREAFEALEREVIPQLVADLGERGRLRAWSAGCATGEEPYSLAMLLTEAAPADASVQVFATDIDDDAIAQARQGNYPAAVVTDIAPSRVNRFLTRNDNFYRVPKHLREKVLFARHNVLQDPPFSKLDLISCRNLLIYLTRDVQVQILEMFHFALRPGGYLFLGSSESADAASKLFIPVDKKNRIYRAAPGGHVAHYLKGPTREMPAQVATEAATAAAASHERRLRSLSEVHRKALEDNAPPSVLVDREGHIAHMSEDAAPYLRMIGGAPSYQLTALIVPELRLELRTSLFQAAQENKPARSRAVVLDRDGVPVAVSIEVRPVRSPDSEAGYQLVLFHETTIKDSATHGEIQAEQTPMLLQLEEELKRAKERLQATVEESESSSEELKASNEELQSINEELRSATEELETSKEELQSINEELITVNHELKLKVEETAKVNDDLHNLVASTDIATVFVDRDMCIKRFTPRAADVFRLIAADLGRPLLDLNHSLDYPALADDAAEAFQSLRTVEREVGSQDGRWYIARILPYRTAEDRIEGAVLTFIDITRRRTAEEAARHSDERMRLVADSATDFAILTTDTNGIITSWSKGAQRIFGYSADDAIGHHGDLIFTPEDRARGAFRREMEQARHEGRAHDDRWHVRNDGQRIFCSGITTPLYRGGFHGFAKIARDVTTDKERERLREELLTAEQASRQQAQSTIELKDEFLAVMSHELKHPLNLILMNAELVARTAAAKDDPRLRKAAEAIRRTVEGQAQIIDDLLDLSRINTGKLTLNVAPVNVSDCIRRIAEGIEKDLAGRDIRLDVQLPAEDVTLMADAVRVEQIVWNLLSNAGKFSRHDGHIEVRLDRGGDAVSLRVADDGIGMPPDVLARAFDIFEQGNHRRHLASGGLGIGLALVKQLVELHGGTVAAQSDGPDRGAVFTVTLPLRAVASAHGSVLSLPSGNLTGCRVVLVDDSEELLAPFSELLELEGATVAAVPSGQQALERLATGEYDILLSDIGMPEMDGFDLIRRVRELDSARGVTAIALTGFGRPQDERKALQAGFDAHLSKPVSMSALLALLGRVARAKTQRPGN; encoded by the coding sequence ATGTCCCTGCCGATGCCCCCACCCGATCCGGAAACCGATCCCACCGTCAAGGTGAGCGACCTCACCTTCCCGGTCGTCGGCATCGGCACATCCGCGGGCGGCCTGGCGGCGCTGGCCCGCTTCTTCGAAGGCATGCCTGCGGCACCCGGCATGGCTTTCGTCGTGGTGATGCACCTCTCGCCCAAACACGACAGTGTGGCTGACCGCATCCTCCAGCGGTCTACGTCCATGCGAGTGACCCAAGTGACTCAGCCCGTTCCCTTGCGCATGAACGAGGTCTACGTCATTTCGCCACGCAAGGCACTGTCAATGAATGACGGTTACCTGCGGGTAACGGACATGGAGAAGATCCGCGGCAAGCACGTCGCCATCGATTTCTTCTTCCGCACACTGGCCGAGGTACATCGCGAACGCGCACTCGCGGTCATTCTTACGGGTACGGGCGCCGACGGTTCCGTGGGGATCGCGCGCATCAGGGAGCGCGGCGGGATCACGCTTGCCCAGCACCCCCTCGACGCAGAGTACGACCAGATGCCGCGTGCCGCGATCGCCACGGGCGCCGTGGACATCGTGCTGCCGGTAGCCGAATTGCCCGAGCGCATTCTCTCTCTGACGCGCGAGGCCGCGCACATCCGCGTGCCGGAGGACGCATCGGAGGCGGGCAACGAACCCGGCGAGCCCCAGGCCCAGGGGAAACTTCTGGATCAGGACGCCTTCCGCGACATCATGCTGATACTCCGGGCCAAGACCGGCCACGACTTCAGCGCCTACAAGCGAGCCACGGTCCTGCGACGCATCGAGCGTCGCATGCAGGTCAACGGATTGCACACGCTCGAAGACTATCGCCACTTTCTGCATGACCATCCGAACGAGCGCCCCGCGCTGCTCAAGGACATGCTGATCAGCGTCACCAACTTCTTCCGCGACCGTGAAGCCTTCGAGGCACTCGAGCGCGAGGTCATTCCGCAATTGGTGGCCGACCTGGGCGAACGGGGCCGTCTTCGCGCGTGGAGTGCCGGCTGCGCCACGGGCGAGGAACCCTATTCCCTTGCCATGCTGCTTACGGAGGCCGCCCCGGCAGACGCATCCGTGCAGGTGTTCGCTACCGACATCGACGACGATGCGATTGCGCAAGCCCGGCAGGGCAACTATCCGGCAGCCGTCGTGACCGACATCGCACCCAGCCGGGTCAACCGGTTTCTGACGCGCAACGACAACTTCTATCGCGTACCGAAGCATCTTCGGGAGAAGGTGCTGTTCGCACGGCACAACGTGCTGCAGGATCCCCCCTTCTCGAAGCTCGACCTCATCAGTTGCCGCAATCTTCTGATCTACCTCACGCGAGACGTTCAGGTACAGATCCTCGAAATGTTCCACTTCGCGCTTCGTCCCGGGGGTTACCTTTTCCTCGGGAGTTCGGAATCGGCCGACGCCGCATCGAAGCTTTTCATCCCGGTGGACAAGAAGAACCGCATCTACCGGGCGGCGCCGGGCGGGCATGTGGCGCATTATCTGAAGGGCCCCACTCGCGAAATGCCGGCCCAGGTCGCCACCGAGGCTGCTACGGCTGCCGCCGCGTCGCACGAACGCCGGCTCCGCTCGCTCAGCGAAGTGCATCGCAAGGCGCTGGAGGACAACGCGCCCCCGAGCGTGCTCGTCGATCGCGAGGGGCACATCGCGCACATGTCGGAGGACGCGGCGCCGTACCTGCGGATGATCGGCGGTGCGCCCTCCTATCAACTCACGGCGCTGATCGTGCCCGAGCTTCGGCTAGAGTTGCGCACCTCGCTTTTCCAGGCCGCACAGGAGAACAAGCCCGCACGCTCACGCGCCGTCGTACTGGACCGGGACGGGGTACCGGTAGCCGTGTCGATCGAAGTACGGCCTGTTCGCAGTCCCGATAGCGAGGCTGGGTATCAGCTCGTGCTGTTCCACGAGACAACGATCAAGGACAGCGCGACCCACGGCGAGATTCAGGCCGAGCAGACACCCATGCTGCTGCAGTTGGAAGAGGAACTGAAGCGTGCCAAGGAACGACTGCAGGCCACGGTGGAGGAATCGGAAAGCTCCAGCGAAGAATTGAAGGCCTCGAACGAGGAATTGCAGTCGATCAACGAGGAACTGCGTTCGGCCACGGAAGAACTCGAAACGAGCAAGGAAGAACTGCAGTCGATCAATGAAGAGTTGATTACGGTCAATCACGAGCTGAAGCTCAAGGTCGAGGAAACCGCCAAGGTCAACGACGACCTGCACAATCTGGTCGCCTCGACCGACATTGCCACGGTCTTCGTCGATCGGGACATGTGCATCAAGCGTTTCACACCCCGCGCCGCGGACGTCTTCCGGCTCATTGCCGCCGACCTCGGCCGTCCTCTGCTGGACCTCAACCACAGCCTGGACTATCCGGCGTTGGCCGACGACGCGGCCGAGGCCTTTCAGTCGCTGCGCACGGTGGAACGCGAAGTCGGCAGCCAGGACGGCCGCTGGTACATCGCGCGCATTCTTCCCTACCGCACGGCCGAAGACCGCATCGAAGGCGCCGTGCTCACGTTCATCGACATCACGCGTCGGCGCACCGCCGAGGAAGCCGCGCGCCACAGCGACGAGCGCATGCGACTCGTCGCGGACAGCGCTACCGATTTCGCGATCCTGACGACCGATACGAATGGCATCATCACGTCCTGGAGCAAGGGCGCGCAGCGGATCTTCGGCTATTCGGCGGACGACGCCATCGGCCACCACGGCGATCTCATCTTTACCCCTGAGGATCGCGCACGCGGAGCGTTCCGCCGCGAGATGGAGCAGGCCCGCCATGAAGGACGCGCGCATGACGACCGCTGGCACGTGCGCAACGACGGGCAGCGAATCTTCTGCAGCGGCATCACTACGCCGCTCTACCGCGGGGGCTTCCATGGCTTTGCCAAGATCGCCCGCGACGTCACCACCGACAAGGAACGCGAGCGCCTGCGCGAGGAACTGCTGACGGCCGAGCAGGCGTCCCGCCAGCAGGCACAGAGCACGATCGAGTTGAAGGACGAGTTCCTGGCGGTGATGTCGCACGAATTGAAGCACCCGTTGAATCTCATTCTCATGAATGCGGAACTGGTGGCGCGCACAGCCGCCGCCAAAGACGATCCGCGCCTGCGGAAGGCCGCGGAAGCCATTCGCCGCACGGTGGAAGGCCAGGCACAGATCATCGACGACCTGCTCGACCTGTCGCGGATCAATACCGGCAAGCTCACCCTCAACGTCGCCCCAGTGAACGTCTCCGACTGCATTCGCCGCATCGCCGAAGGCATCGAAAAGGACCTCGCAGGTCGGGATATCCGTCTGGACGTGCAACTCCCCGCGGAAGACGTGACGCTGATGGCCGATGCCGTGCGCGTGGAACAGATCGTATGGAATCTGCTCAGCAACGCCGGAAAATTCTCCCGGCACGACGGACATATCGAAGTGCGCCTGGATCGCGGCGGCGACGCCGTGTCGCTGCGCGTCGCGGACGACGGCATAGGCATGCCTCCCGATGTGCTCGCCCGCGCCTTCGACATCTTCGAGCAGGGCAATCACCGACGGCATCTCGCCAGTGGCGGTCTGGGCATCGGTCTCGCCTTGGTCAAGCAACTGGTCGAACTGCATGGCGGCACGGTGGCCGCGCAGTCGGACGGCCCGGACAGGGGTGCGGTGTTCACGGTGACGCTTCCTCTGCGAGCCGTCGCCAGCGCCCACGGCTCGGTGCTGTCGCTGCCCAGCGGCAACCTCACCGGTTGCCGCGTCGTCCTCGTCGACGACTCGGAGGAACTTCTCGCGCCATTCTCCGAGCTGTTGGAACTGGAAGGTGCCACCGTCGCCGCGGTGCCGTCGGGCCAGCAGGCGCTGGAACGGCTCGCCACGGGCGAGTACGACATTCTGCTCTCGGACATCGGCATGCCCGAAATGGACGGTTTCGATCTGATCCGTCGCGTGCGTGAACTGGACAGCGCCCGCGGAGTGACCGCCATTGCCCTGACCGGTTTCGGACGGCCCCAGGACGAACGCAAGGCACTGCAGGCCGGCTTCGACGCACACCTCAGCAAGCCCGTGTCGATGAGCGCCCTGCTGGCCCTGCTCGGGCGCGTGGCCCGTGCGAAAACGCAGCGCCCGGGGAACTGA
- a CDS encoding sigma-54-dependent transcriptional regulator — protein MPTMPASTLLVLDDDRPFAEKAVRFAREVGFEAHPVTTLGEAVEAAATRRFDCALVDIGLPDGCGLELLSEPRFASTRKIVMSGDAALAHWAGKCVPGTLGVLTKPFRFATFQALLACTPQSASGAHRGRLLGESDAMRAVLGELHTVAPSKIPVLIYGESGTGKELAARLVHTRSGRDGPFHAINCATLSPDLLASQLFGHQRGSFTGAVEHQAGLIAEADRGTLFLDELAEAPLGVQAALLRFLESGEITPLGSRMPRRVDVRIVAATNRVPREAIAEGRLRADLYFRVAGYEVRMPSLRERPGDLIPIAQSILDGLNAEYGTLRRFAADAFDALRGHAWTGNVRELRQVVQRAYLQGGERLVLQRPTDAQAALPPPRPVTLADVERTAILEALAACGGDRTMAARQLGISTKTIYNKLVRYRQAAFSPLATDA, from the coding sequence ATGCCCACGATGCCTGCCAGCACGTTGCTCGTCCTCGACGATGATCGCCCCTTTGCAGAGAAGGCCGTTCGATTTGCCCGCGAGGTGGGTTTCGAAGCACACCCGGTCACGACCCTTGGCGAGGCCGTGGAAGCCGCGGCCACACGTCGTTTCGATTGCGCCCTCGTAGACATCGGGTTACCCGATGGTTGCGGCCTGGAGTTGCTGTCGGAGCCTCGCTTTGCCAGCACGCGGAAGATCGTGATGAGTGGCGACGCCGCGCTCGCGCATTGGGCGGGCAAATGCGTCCCCGGCACACTCGGCGTACTGACGAAGCCTTTCCGTTTTGCCACGTTTCAGGCGTTGCTGGCCTGTACGCCGCAAAGCGCCAGCGGAGCCCACAGGGGGCGCTTGCTCGGCGAGTCTGACGCGATGCGCGCGGTGCTGGGAGAACTGCACACCGTGGCACCCAGCAAGATTCCCGTGCTCATTTACGGCGAAAGCGGCACGGGAAAGGAGCTGGCCGCACGTCTCGTCCACACGCGCAGCGGACGGGATGGGCCCTTCCACGCCATTAATTGCGCGACGCTATCGCCCGACCTGCTCGCGAGCCAGTTGTTCGGTCACCAGCGCGGCAGCTTCACCGGCGCGGTGGAGCATCAGGCAGGCCTCATCGCCGAGGCGGATCGCGGCACGCTGTTCCTCGATGAATTGGCCGAAGCGCCCCTCGGCGTTCAGGCCGCGCTGCTCCGATTCCTTGAAAGCGGGGAGATCACGCCACTGGGCAGCCGCATGCCACGCCGCGTGGACGTGCGCATCGTAGCGGCCACCAATCGCGTTCCTCGTGAGGCGATAGCCGAAGGACGGCTGCGCGCCGACCTATATTTCCGCGTCGCCGGCTATGAGGTACGCATGCCGTCATTGCGTGAGCGTCCCGGCGATCTCATACCGATTGCGCAGTCCATCCTGGACGGGCTCAATGCGGAGTACGGAACGCTGCGTCGTTTTGCGGCGGACGCCTTCGATGCCCTCCGCGGCCATGCATGGACCGGCAATGTACGCGAACTGAGGCAGGTCGTGCAGCGAGCCTACCTGCAAGGTGGCGAACGGCTCGTATTGCAGCGCCCGACGGATGCGCAGGCTGCTCTTCCGCCGCCAAGGCCGGTAACGCTCGCGGACGTCGAACGAACGGCGATCCTCGAAGCGCTGGCCGCCTGTGGCGGCGACCGCACGATGGCCGCGAGGCAACTCGGGATAAGCACCAAGACTATCTACAACAAGCTCGTCCGCTACCGCCAGGCTGCGTTTTCGCCACTCGCCACCGATGCCTGA
- a CDS encoding manganese catalase family protein, producing MFNHNKRLQYTVRVGESNPGLANLMLEQFGGPQGELAAAMRYFTQALAEEDPGRKDMLLDIATEELSHLEVIGSIIAMLNRGAKGLLAETTDQQAEMYRALQGAGNDSHVTQILYGGGPALVNSAGQLWNAGYIDTIGEPTADLRSNIAAEARAKIVYERLINVTDDPGVRDALTFLMTREIAHQKSFEKALYSMDKSFPPGKLPGDPRFTDTYVNTSRGEGDSTGPWAEGKGFSEVMVPNEKNIPVDGGDGHADVALTAKEKAAVQAFALRGQSDPERDPVTGADLGTLQQESKG from the coding sequence GTGTTCAACCACAACAAGCGATTGCAATACACCGTGCGCGTGGGCGAGTCCAATCCGGGCCTAGCCAACCTCATGCTCGAGCAGTTCGGCGGACCGCAAGGTGAGCTAGCCGCTGCCATGCGCTATTTCACTCAGGCCCTCGCCGAGGAAGATCCGGGCCGGAAGGACATGCTGCTGGACATCGCCACCGAGGAACTCAGCCACCTGGAAGTCATCGGTTCCATCATCGCCATGCTGAACCGTGGCGCGAAGGGATTGCTGGCCGAGACCACCGATCAGCAGGCGGAGATGTACCGTGCGCTGCAAGGCGCGGGCAACGACAGCCACGTGACGCAGATTCTCTACGGCGGCGGCCCTGCCCTCGTCAATTCGGCAGGCCAGTTGTGGAACGCCGGCTACATCGACACGATCGGCGAACCGACCGCGGATCTTCGTTCGAATATTGCCGCCGAAGCGCGTGCCAAGATCGTGTACGAGCGCCTCATCAACGTCACCGACGATCCGGGTGTGCGCGATGCGCTGACGTTCCTGATGACGCGCGAGATCGCTCACCAGAAGTCGTTCGAGAAGGCGCTCTACTCGATGGACAAGAGCTTCCCGCCGGGCAAGCTGCCGGGCGATCCTCGTTTCACGGATACCTATGTGAATACGTCGCGTGGCGAAGGCGATAGCACAGGGCCGTGGGCCGAGGGCAAGGGCTTCAGTGAGGTCATGGTGCCCAACGAGAAGAACATCCCCGTGGACGGAGGCGACGGTCATGCAGACGTCGCGCTGACCGCCAAGGAAAAGGCAGCGGTGCAGGCGTTCGCACTACGCGGCCAATCCGACCCCGAGCGCGACCCAGTCACTGGCGCGGACCTTGGGACGCTTCAGCAGGAATCGAAAGGCTGA
- a CDS encoding ferritin-like domain-containing protein, protein MAELRENLLDWLRDAHAMEQQAEQMLRAQASRIEHYPIVKARIEQHLDETLGQQALLKACIERLGGSTSVMKDTLGRMMAFGQAAGGMANSDEIVKGAIASYVFENLEIATYTSLIAAAKTVGDVETQRTCEQILPQEQAMAAWILEHLPELTEEFLVRDATPDVEAKR, encoded by the coding sequence ATGGCCGAATTGCGCGAGAACCTTCTGGACTGGCTTCGTGATGCACATGCCATGGAACAGCAAGCGGAGCAGATGCTTCGTGCGCAGGCGTCCCGTATCGAGCACTATCCCATCGTGAAGGCGCGGATCGAGCAGCATCTCGATGAAACGCTTGGCCAGCAGGCGTTGTTGAAGGCATGCATCGAGCGCCTGGGCGGATCGACCTCCGTCATGAAGGACACGTTGGGCCGCATGATGGCATTTGGCCAGGCGGCGGGCGGCATGGCGAACTCGGACGAGATCGTGAAGGGTGCCATCGCCAGCTACGTATTCGAGAACCTTGAGATCGCGACCTATACGTCACTCATCGCCGCAGCGAAGACAGTAGGTGATGTCGAGACCCAGCGCACCTGCGAGCAGATCCTGCCCCAGGAACAGGCTATGGCCGCGTGGATTCTCGAACACCTGCCGGAGTTGACCGAAGAGTTCCTCGTCCGGGACGCCACCCCGGACGTGGAAGCCAAGCGCTGA
- a CDS encoding SDR family NAD(P)-dependent oxidoreductase, which yields MNIRSTDRVLITGASSGIGLHLAHRFAAHGHPVCLVAPDASELERIAIDIEQRHGVDTLVVAVDLEDKDAMTVIDEAILSAGWKVDILVNNAGHGFKGNYAEVPIATHLSIVRLNVEAVLRLTSLFLPRMVAQRHGRLLNTASIAGFEPGPTMSVYHASKAFVLSWSEAIATELEDSGVSVTALCPGPTDTDFFPKGDLEESFAFQKANLMDPEEVAQVGYEAVMSGERVAVVGAVNKAMVFSRRFMSEQLQARMNEKMYEDVDDPRRARGDKESPPRP from the coding sequence ATGAACATTCGCAGCACCGACCGTGTTCTCATCACCGGCGCGAGCAGCGGCATTGGCTTGCACCTCGCCCATCGCTTCGCCGCGCATGGGCATCCGGTCTGCCTTGTCGCGCCTGATGCTTCCGAGTTGGAGCGCATCGCCATCGATATCGAACAGCGTCACGGCGTGGATACCCTCGTGGTCGCCGTCGACCTGGAAGACAAGGACGCCATGACCGTCATCGACGAGGCCATACTGAGCGCCGGTTGGAAGGTGGACATCCTGGTCAACAACGCGGGCCACGGCTTCAAGGGCAACTACGCGGAGGTGCCCATTGCCACCCATCTGTCGATCGTGCGGCTCAACGTGGAGGCGGTGCTACGCCTGACCTCGCTGTTTCTTCCGCGGATGGTCGCGCAACGTCATGGGCGCCTGCTCAACACCGCCTCGATCGCAGGTTTCGAGCCAGGCCCGACGATGTCGGTCTACCACGCGAGCAAGGCCTTCGTGCTCTCGTGGAGTGAGGCCATCGCCACGGAGCTGGAGGACTCCGGCGTATCGGTGACCGCGCTGTGCCCGGGTCCGACAGACACTGATTTCTTTCCGAAGGGCGATCTCGAAGAGAGCTTCGCCTTTCAGAAAGCCAATCTGATGGACCCGGAAGAAGTGGCCCAGGTCGGCTACGAGGCGGTCATGAGCGGCGAACGCGTCGCCGTAGTCGGTGCGGTGAACAAGGCCATGGTGTTCTCGCGCCGCTTCATGTCGGAACAGCTGCAAGCGCGTATGAATGAAAAGATGTACGAAGACGTCGACGATCCACGACGGGCGCGGGGCGACAAAGAGTCGCCGCCGCGTCCCTGA